One genomic segment of Abditibacteriota bacterium includes these proteins:
- a CDS encoding ParB/RepB/Spo0J family partition protein has translation MENKTMAKGPADLLGANRISAPQDRPTEIEVILIDPNPFQPRQRFDEDSLRELADSIKKYGVLQPVLLRKKDEDRYELVAGERRLRASRLAGLRTVPALVRDVTDTQSLEIAVIENIQREDIGPIETARAYKRLVEDFGYTQEHLAGVVGKSRSSVANHLRLLSLPEPVLAMLEDKSISEGHARAVLSVSSEENRVPFAERIVRENLTVRDAEELARIINNPLGDMSEPEPEKPARPAVSRETTELADLSAKLKEALKTGVRVVKRRTKGQIVIEFKNDSDLERLLSQILGEEH, from the coding sequence TTGGAAAACAAAACCATGGCTAAGGGCCCGGCGGACCTGCTGGGAGCCAATCGCATCAGCGCTCCTCAGGACCGGCCCACGGAAATAGAGGTCATACTCATAGACCCCAACCCCTTTCAGCCCCGTCAGAGATTTGACGAGGACAGCCTGAGGGAGCTGGCGGACTCCATCAAAAAATACGGCGTCCTGCAGCCTGTGCTGCTGAGAAAAAAGGACGAGGACCGGTACGAGCTGGTGGCCGGGGAAAGACGGCTGCGGGCCTCCCGGCTGGCGGGCCTCAGGACCGTGCCCGCTCTGGTCAGGGACGTGACGGACACCCAGAGCCTGGAGATAGCCGTCATAGAAAACATCCAGCGGGAGGACATAGGCCCCATCGAGACCGCCAGAGCCTACAAGCGTCTGGTGGAGGATTTCGGCTACACCCAGGAGCATCTGGCGGGAGTGGTAGGCAAGAGCCGCAGCTCCGTGGCCAATCATCTGAGGCTCCTGTCCCTGCCGGAGCCGGTGCTGGCCATGCTGGAGGACAAGTCCATCAGCGAAGGCCACGCCAGAGCCGTCCTCTCCGTGTCCTCGGAGGAAAACCGGGTGCCCTTTGCCGAAAGGATAGTCCGGGAAAACCTTACCGTGAGGGACGCCGAGGAGCTGGCCCGCATCATCAACAACCCTCTGGGGGATATGTCCGAGCCGGAGCCGGAAAAGCCCGCAAGGCCGGCTGTTTCACGTGAAACAACGGAGCTGGCAGACCTGTCCGCCAAACTGAAGGAAGCCCTGAAGACCGGGGTCCGGGTGGTCAAACGACGCACCAAGGGCCAGATAGTCATAGAATTCAAAAACGACAGCGACCTGGAAAGGCTCCTGTCGCAGATCCTGGGAGAAGAGCATTGA
- a CDS encoding DNA polymerase III subunit alpha, with protein MEQTQAAGSVPFAHLHVHSEFSILDGLSGIESIVDRAKALGMPAVALTDHGVMYGNLALYDACDKAGIKPILGCEVYVAPRSMEQKEAGIDDKNYHLVLLAKNLTGYKNLIKLVSRAFSTGFYYKPRVDKALLRTYREGLIALSACLGGELPRTLLEAPDKAEEVLQSYLDIFGKEDFYIEIQNHGIPEEEQIIPRLLALAEKTGVKAVCTNDSHYTLREDSDTHDTLLCIQTGKTKSDADRMRYEPEKYYIKSYEEMLSMFPDRPELCSNTLEIVDKCNVRFDFSRSQLPDPGVPKGMDPADYMVSEAMSGLKRRMGTEELPPEYLERFDYEARTINELGFSLYMLIVRDFTDYARQHGIYVGVRGSAASSLIGYGLGITDVDPIEYGLTFERFLNPYRAEMPDIDLDIQDNKRGDLIAYVAEKYGEECVGQISTFNQMKARGAVNDCGRALGMDLKDVRRISDMIDAGPKATISSSMESNAELKRVYDEEPQARLLLDTALKLEGVNRSRGIHAAGVLIAAQPLDELVPVEVSENGDRVAQLPKTSIERVGLLKMDFLGLINLTILANAIENVRRTKGIEIDRLKIPQDDRKTFEMLARGETNGVFQLESGGMTKNVVELKPNSVRELAAMVALFRPGPMAYIPKFIKSKFGVTPITYTHPVLEPILKETYGVICYQEQVLKIAQAVGGFALGEADILRKAMSKKKKDVMDKKKVDFIEGAAKKDIPKNTAEEIFAQIEPFAGYAFNKAHAVCYAHLAYQTAYMKANYPVEYYAALLSANLNKADKLADYIRDLKKFDITLLPPDVNKSFYNFTVEETSGGGPAIRFGLGAVKGIGQGVIDAICREREERGPFIDPADMAERTAHVQLAGKSLWEPLVKLGCFDSIFPNRQGLLTAVPQLLEHAAKLQAEKDSGQGGLFDSFDDIDISNSPDLDKYRECKEFSKDVILEFEKDLAGIYISGHPLEEKRHLLLQNSDANTRSCSELPDNARCTISGLISEASTPLSRDKKMYAKIRLEDLYGSQEIVFFPQKYEEYRDMIQKGKIAAVTVKVRRRGSYNGESDDRESSENKVELIGDEITLLGDLTPRPATGSLTVRITSPVNISEIKLLTDSYPGNDALILELDHISKVHRITTGTYVDAQNRDLTDGLRRTLGEGGELLIK; from the coding sequence ATGGAACAGACACAAGCCGCCGGCAGCGTCCCCTTTGCCCATCTGCACGTCCACTCCGAGTTTTCCATTCTGGACGGGCTCTCGGGCATAGAGTCCATCGTTGACCGGGCCAAGGCTCTGGGCATGCCTGCAGTGGCCCTCACGGACCACGGCGTCATGTACGGCAACCTGGCCCTCTACGACGCCTGCGATAAAGCGGGCATCAAGCCCATACTGGGCTGCGAGGTCTACGTGGCCCCCCGGTCCATGGAGCAAAAGGAAGCGGGCATCGATGACAAGAACTATCATTTGGTGCTGCTGGCCAAAAACCTCACCGGCTACAAGAATCTCATCAAGCTGGTATCGAGAGCCTTTTCCACCGGCTTTTATTACAAGCCCCGGGTGGACAAGGCCCTGCTGCGCACCTACCGGGAGGGGCTCATAGCCCTGTCCGCCTGTCTGGGCGGCGAGCTACCCAGGACCCTGCTGGAGGCCCCGGACAAGGCCGAAGAGGTGCTGCAGAGCTATCTGGATATCTTTGGCAAGGAAGACTTTTACATAGAGATACAGAACCACGGCATCCCCGAGGAGGAGCAGATCATTCCCCGGCTCCTGGCCCTGGCCGAAAAGACCGGAGTCAAGGCGGTGTGCACCAACGACAGCCACTACACCCTCCGGGAGGACAGCGACACCCACGACACCCTGCTGTGCATCCAGACCGGCAAGACCAAAAGCGACGCGGACCGCATGAGATATGAGCCCGAAAAGTACTATATCAAGTCCTACGAGGAGATGCTGTCCATGTTCCCGGACAGGCCGGAGCTCTGTTCCAACACTCTGGAGATAGTGGACAAGTGCAACGTCCGATTTGACTTTTCCAGATCCCAGCTGCCGGACCCGGGAGTCCCCAAGGGCATGGATCCCGCCGACTATATGGTCAGCGAGGCCATGTCGGGCCTGAAGCGCCGCATGGGGACGGAGGAGCTGCCCCCCGAGTATCTGGAGCGCTTTGACTACGAGGCCCGGACCATCAACGAGCTGGGCTTTTCGCTGTATATGCTCATAGTCCGGGACTTCACGGACTATGCCCGCCAACACGGCATCTACGTGGGGGTCCGGGGCTCGGCAGCCTCCTCCCTCATAGGCTACGGCCTGGGCATCACCGACGTGGACCCCATAGAATACGGCCTCACCTTCGAGAGATTTCTCAATCCCTACAGAGCCGAGATGCCCGATATAGATCTGGACATACAGGACAACAAGAGAGGGGACCTCATAGCCTACGTGGCCGAAAAATACGGCGAGGAATGCGTGGGACAGATCTCCACCTTCAATCAGATGAAGGCCAGAGGCGCCGTCAACGACTGCGGCCGGGCCCTGGGCATGGACCTGAAGGACGTGCGGCGGATATCGGACATGATAGACGCCGGCCCCAAGGCCACCATCAGCTCCTCCATGGAAAGCAACGCTGAGCTGAAAAGGGTCTATGACGAGGAGCCTCAGGCCAGGCTGCTGCTGGACACGGCCCTGAAGCTGGAGGGGGTCAACCGTTCGAGAGGCATACACGCGGCGGGAGTCCTCATAGCCGCCCAGCCTTTGGACGAGCTGGTGCCCGTGGAGGTCAGCGAAAACGGGGACAGAGTGGCCCAGCTGCCCAAGACCAGCATCGAGCGGGTAGGGCTGCTGAAGATGGACTTTCTGGGCCTCATCAACCTGACCATCCTGGCCAACGCCATCGAAAACGTCAGGCGCACCAAGGGCATAGAGATAGACCGTCTGAAGATACCCCAGGACGACCGCAAGACCTTTGAGATGCTGGCCCGGGGAGAGACAAACGGAGTCTTTCAGCTGGAATCGGGGGGCATGACCAAAAACGTGGTGGAGCTGAAGCCCAACTCGGTGAGGGAGCTGGCCGCTATGGTGGCCCTGTTCCGCCCCGGCCCCATGGCCTATATACCCAAGTTCATCAAGTCCAAGTTCGGGGTCACCCCCATCACCTACACCCATCCGGTGCTGGAGCCCATCCTGAAGGAGACCTACGGCGTCATCTGCTATCAGGAGCAGGTGCTGAAGATAGCTCAGGCCGTAGGAGGCTTTGCTCTCGGCGAAGCCGACATACTCCGCAAGGCCATGTCCAAGAAGAAAAAGGACGTCATGGACAAGAAAAAGGTGGACTTCATAGAGGGCGCCGCCAAAAAAGACATACCCAAAAACACGGCCGAGGAGATATTTGCCCAGATAGAGCCCTTTGCAGGCTACGCCTTCAACAAGGCCCACGCAGTCTGCTACGCCCATCTGGCCTATCAGACCGCCTACATGAAGGCCAACTATCCCGTGGAGTATTACGCCGCTCTGCTGTCCGCCAACCTGAACAAGGCGGACAAGCTGGCCGACTACATCAGGGACCTGAAAAAGTTCGACATCACTCTGCTGCCTCCCGACGTCAACAAGTCCTTTTACAACTTCACGGTAGAAGAGACCTCCGGAGGCGGCCCGGCCATCAGATTCGGTCTGGGAGCCGTCAAGGGCATAGGGCAGGGGGTCATAGACGCCATCTGCCGGGAGAGAGAGGAGCGGGGGCCCTTCATCGATCCCGCGGATATGGCCGAGAGGACTGCCCACGTACAGCTGGCGGGCAAAAGCCTCTGGGAGCCTCTGGTGAAGCTGGGCTGCTTTGACTCCATCTTCCCCAACCGCCAGGGCCTGCTGACCGCCGTGCCTCAGCTGCTGGAGCATGCGGCCAAGCTGCAGGCGGAAAAGGATTCGGGGCAGGGGGGCCTCTTCGATTCCTTTGACGACATAGACATATCCAATTCGCCGGATCTGGACAAATACAGAGAGTGCAAGGAGTTTTCCAAGGACGTGATACTGGAGTTCGAAAAGGATCTGGCAGGCATATACATTTCCGGCCACCCGCTGGAGGAAAAAAGGCACCTGCTCCTGCAGAACTCCGACGCCAACACCAGGAGCTGCAGCGAGCTGCCCGACAACGCCAGATGCACCATCTCCGGCCTGATAAGCGAGGCCTCCACGCCTCTCTCCAGGGACAAGAAGATGTATGCGAAGATCCGGCTGGAGGACCTGTACGGCTCTCAGGAGATAGTGTTCTTCCCTCAGAAATACGAGGAATACAGGGACATGATCCAAAAGGGCAAGATAGCCGCCGTGACGGTCAAGGTCCGCAGGAGAGGGTCCTACAACGGGGAGTCCGACGACAGGGAGTCTTCGGAAAACAAGGTGGAGCTCATAGGCGACGAGATCACCCTGCTGGGGGACCTGACCCCCAGGCCCGCCACCGGCTCCCTGACCGTGAGGATCACTTCCCCGGTCAACATCAGCGAGATCAAGCTGCTCACCGACTCCTATCCCGGCAACGACGCCCTGATCCTGGAGCTGGATCACATCTCCAAGGTCCACAGGATCACCACCGGCACCTACGTGGACGCCCAGAACAGGGACCTCACCGACGGCCTCCGCAGGACCCTGGGGGAGGGGGGAGAGCTCCTTATAAAATAA
- a CDS encoding Gfo/Idh/MocA family oxidoreductase, translated as MKSYSIGVIGCGHIARKAHLPNIAPKYRLTAVSDVSRERAEAAKQEFSAAYAFDDYRQLLALEEIDSVHICTPNYLHVPIALEALAAGKHVLVEKPMATNAKDAAMLFAEAEKRGLKVMSANCYRYITESSVIKSFVDRGQLGDIYYVNVKALRRRGIPPYGAFTSKELQGGGPLIDIGVHQLDLAMYLLGNPRPLRVTGCASAHIGNTPGHAWADRGKWDPEKYDIEDLACGFVHLEGGAVLNVETAFAANIREDLFCVSLMGTKGGADTKPLRIYTEDQEVLLDAEPAHLSMTNIYAAEIDGFYKAIEEDGPVPVRPGETVNVLKIIDGIYRSSEEGREIAL; from the coding sequence ATGAAATCATACAGCATCGGAGTCATAGGCTGCGGGCACATAGCCAGAAAGGCCCACCTTCCGAACATAGCTCCCAAATACAGACTGACCGCCGTGTCCGACGTCAGCCGCGAAAGGGCTGAAGCCGCCAAACAGGAATTCAGCGCCGCATACGCTTTTGACGACTACAGGCAGCTGCTGGCGCTGGAGGAAATAGACTCGGTCCACATCTGCACCCCCAACTATCTCCACGTCCCCATAGCCCTGGAGGCTCTGGCAGCGGGGAAGCACGTCCTGGTCGAAAAGCCCATGGCCACCAACGCCAAGGACGCGGCCATGCTGTTTGCCGAGGCCGAAAAACGGGGCCTCAAGGTCATGTCGGCCAACTGCTACAGATACATCACCGAGAGCTCCGTCATCAAGTCCTTCGTGGACAGGGGGCAGCTGGGAGATATCTACTACGTCAACGTCAAGGCTCTGCGCAGAAGGGGCATCCCCCCCTACGGAGCCTTTACCAGCAAGGAGCTCCAGGGAGGCGGACCTCTCATAGACATAGGCGTCCATCAGCTGGACCTGGCCATGTATCTGCTGGGCAACCCCAGGCCCCTCAGGGTCACCGGCTGCGCCAGCGCCCATATAGGCAACACCCCCGGCCACGCCTGGGCCGACCGGGGCAAGTGGGATCCTGAAAAATACGATATAGAGGATCTGGCCTGCGGCTTCGTGCACCTGGAAGGAGGCGCGGTCCTGAACGTGGAGACCGCCTTTGCGGCCAACATCAGGGAGGACCTCTTCTGCGTGAGCCTTATGGGCACCAAGGGCGGCGCGGACACCAAGCCCCTGAGGATATACACGGAGGATCAGGAGGTGCTGCTGGACGCAGAGCCGGCCCACCTCTCCATGACCAACATATACGCGGCGGAGATAGACGGCTTTTACAAGGCCATAGAGGAAGACGGCCCGGTGCCCGTAAGGCCCGGGGAGACCGTCAACGTGCTGAAGATCATAGACGGGATCTACAGATCCTCCGAAGAAGGGCGGGAGATCGCTCTGTAA
- a CDS encoding sugar ABC transporter substrate-binding protein: MNDSLKSTMATIGIALLAVLVVAVGIYLGTTLHPSKKGVTNIRWVVDPSPIREETIALFEKSHPGIEVTNDIDSGLQRLLTQLAGDVPPDVMAAYDAESLYTFFKYGLLLDLTPYIKKYNIPVDKFYPELHDYMYCRERDKQGNPIGEEKLVGIPENVCSLNLFYNKTVFDEHNRTAAPGDRVEYPTSDWTWDDMFAAADKLTKYKEVNGRKIAIQKGLYVMETPFIFVWMYGGHVYSPDGQTCVINEEAAKKGMRYWETLRMKAKVIPSASEAASLDSSGGWGGEQLLFAKGKVAMLITGRYMVTAFRQNYKNLDFGIARFPKAPCPNNLLLSKSYCIPATSKNRDQAIKFIVHLTSTANQNLVADYGDGVPSMNTPEIIQNFLYNPDYPKETENQNVLDDLAGAKPQERSLYISSTDFNQIWGLEVGKVWLGQQDMDTACDKIAKRVNEIIHRNMNNPNFVN, encoded by the coding sequence ATGAACGATTCCTTAAAATCTACGATGGCTACCATCGGCATCGCCCTGCTGGCGGTCCTGGTGGTGGCGGTAGGGATATATCTGGGGACCACCCTTCATCCCTCCAAAAAAGGCGTCACCAATATACGCTGGGTAGTGGACCCCAGTCCCATCAGAGAAGAGACCATCGCTCTGTTTGAGAAGTCCCATCCCGGCATTGAGGTCACCAACGACATAGATTCCGGCCTCCAGAGGCTGCTGACCCAGCTGGCGGGCGACGTGCCTCCCGACGTGATGGCGGCCTATGACGCGGAGAGCCTCTACACCTTTTTCAAATACGGCCTGCTGCTGGACCTGACTCCCTATATCAAAAAATACAATATACCCGTGGACAAGTTCTATCCGGAGCTCCACGATTATATGTATTGCCGAGAAAGGGACAAGCAGGGCAACCCGATAGGCGAAGAAAAGCTGGTGGGCATCCCGGAAAACGTGTGCTCTCTCAACCTGTTTTACAACAAGACCGTATTTGACGAGCACAACAGGACGGCGGCTCCCGGAGACCGGGTGGAATATCCCACCTCCGACTGGACCTGGGACGACATGTTCGCGGCGGCGGACAAGCTGACCAAATACAAGGAAGTCAACGGCCGTAAGATAGCCATACAAAAGGGCCTCTACGTGATGGAGACTCCCTTCATCTTTGTGTGGATGTACGGAGGCCACGTGTATTCCCCCGACGGCCAGACCTGCGTCATCAACGAAGAGGCTGCCAAGAAGGGCATGCGCTACTGGGAGACCCTGCGCATGAAGGCCAAGGTCATCCCTTCCGCCTCCGAGGCGGCCAGCCTGGACTCCTCCGGCGGCTGGGGCGGCGAGCAGCTCCTGTTTGCCAAGGGCAAGGTGGCCATGCTCATCACCGGGCGCTATATGGTGACCGCCTTCCGGCAGAACTACAAGAATCTGGACTTCGGCATAGCCCGGTTCCCCAAGGCTCCGTGCCCCAACAACCTGCTGCTGTCCAAGTCCTACTGCATACCTGCCACCAGCAAGAACAGGGACCAGGCCATCAAGTTCATAGTGCACCTCACCAGCACCGCCAACCAGAATCTGGTGGCGGACTACGGCGACGGAGTGCCCTCCATGAACACTCCCGAGATCATACAGAACTTCCTCTACAATCCGGACTATCCCAAGGAAACGGAGAACCAGAACGTGCTGGATGACCTGGCGGGAGCCAAACCTCAGGAAAGGTCTCTGTATATATCCAGCACCGACTTCAATCAGATATGGGGTCTGGAGGTAGGCAAGGTGTGGCTGGGCCAGCAGGATATGGACACTGCCTGCGACAAGATAGCCAAGAGGGTCAACGAGATCATCC
- a CDS encoding ParA family protein encodes MNNIYAVVNQKGGVGKTTTAINLAAGLGILGEKVLLVDMDPQGNATTGLGIDKSSLDRCMYDVMMGAAPLKDVILPTGEKNLSLAPATLNLAGADIELMGMMSREKRLGLALDAVSDDYSFVIIDCPPSLGLLTVNVLTCAKYTILPIQCEYYALEGITQLLQTITLVTRNLNPDLKIARILLTMFDYRTALSEKITGEVRAFFGSQVSSVIMPRNVKLSEAPSHGKSIFTYAPGSVGAENYGAFAVEVSEFGKQNHG; translated from the coding sequence ATGAATAATATATATGCGGTTGTGAACCAAAAGGGCGGCGTGGGCAAGACCACCACCGCCATCAATCTGGCTGCCGGACTGGGCATTCTGGGCGAGAAGGTGCTTTTGGTGGACATGGATCCTCAGGGCAACGCCACCACCGGTCTGGGCATAGACAAGTCCTCTCTGGACCGCTGTATGTATGACGTGATGATGGGCGCCGCGCCCCTGAAGGACGTGATCCTGCCTACCGGCGAAAAGAATCTGTCTCTGGCTCCCGCCACCCTGAATCTGGCCGGGGCGGACATAGAGCTCATGGGCATGATGTCCAGAGAAAAGCGTCTCGGGCTGGCTCTGGACGCCGTCAGTGACGACTACAGCTTCGTCATCATAGACTGCCCTCCCTCTCTGGGGCTCCTGACCGTGAACGTGCTCACCTGCGCCAAATACACCATCCTGCCCATCCAGTGCGAATACTACGCTCTGGAAGGCATCACCCAGCTGCTGCAGACCATCACTCTGGTCACCCGGAATCTGAATCCGGACCTGAAGATAGCCCGGATACTCCTCACCATGTTTGACTACAGGACCGCCCTCAGCGAAAAGATCACCGGTGAGGTCAGGGCCTTTTTCGGCAGTCAGGTGTCTTCGGTGATCATGCCGAGAAACGTGAAGCTTTCCGAGGCTCCCAGCCACGGGAAGTCTATTTTTACCTATGCTCCGGGCTCCGTGGGCGCGGAGAACTATGGAGCATTTGCTGTGGAGGTATCGGAATTTGGAAAACAAAACCATGGCTAA